A single Lactuca sativa cultivar Salinas chromosome 8, Lsat_Salinas_v11, whole genome shotgun sequence DNA region contains:
- the LOC111905627 gene encoding uncharacterized protein LOC111905627: MAGSSVVLTELHWNSTSWAKVVGEIASLEKKTFPEHQSYPRSFDDELKNKNNGLIYMEINGDLAGYVMYSCTSFSAIITAIAVKENYRRQGHGDALLKAVIKKCRSKLINRVSLHVDPLRTPAMNLYKKLGFEIETLLKGYYSLDRDAYMMCLDFDEE, from the exons ATGGCCGGTAGTTCCGTTGTGTTGACTGAACTCCACTGGAACTCAACCAGCTGGGCTAAGGTAGTCGGTGAAATAGCAAGTCTAGAGAAGAAAACTTTCCCCGAACACCAATCATACCCTCGATCGTTCGATgatgaactcaagaacaaaaacaACGGTTTAATCTACATGGAAATTAATGGTGACCTTGCTGGCTATGTCATGTATTCATGTACTTCATTTTCTGCCATCATCACTGCAATCGCAG TGAAGGAGAATTATAGAAGACAAGGGCATGGAGATGCACTATTGAAAGCAGTAATAAAGAAATGCAGGAGTAAGCTTATAAACCGTGTATCGCTTCATGTGGATCCTTTGAGAACTCCAGCAATGAATCTATACAAGAAACTCGGTTTTGAAATCGAGACTCTTTTGAAGGGTTACTATTCTTTAGATCGAGATGCATATATGATGTGCTTAGACTTCGATGAAGAGTAG